The following DNA comes from Triticum aestivum cultivar Chinese Spring chromosome 3D, IWGSC CS RefSeq v2.1, whole genome shotgun sequence.
cttttactaatggatctcacgaaggttttgttgagttttgtgtgattgaagttttcatgttttgggttatcttacgatggatgaaagaaggatagaagagcctaagcttggggatgccccggaatcccAAGCTTTTATCCAAGAaatagcaaccaactaagcttggggatgcccccgactggcatcccctctttcttctaacgactatcggtattttactggaaactatatttttatttgtcacattatatgtgttttgcttggagcatcttgtatgatacgagtctttgcttgttttattttgctttttaagtcatcaatccttgctgaatacgcctatttgagagagccaaatttaTATCATGATTTGTTAggattgctctctatgcttcacttaaaacttttaagagctatggacttgctctagtgcttcacttatatctttgagcacggtgtgcttagtattgaagaattgctctcttgcttcacttaaatttatttgagatttagtatttttgaataaattctctgttacttcacttaaattattttgagataaAGAAATTTTTATGCtcacgatcttcacttatatttgctcgagcttatgaaaagcaacatatgaaaattagtctcaaagtgatagatatcgaagaaggataaagtaaaaactatcatgaagatcattggacaaaataaacttgattcttagtaatagttttgagatatgatgatgtgatatgtgagttatgttgatgagtaattatgctttcataagaatattggtgttaaagtttgtgattccctatgcatggacgaaagtcaataatcatgcaatgaaaattatatcctacttgtggtgcattattcggtgttactatgcttaatgcttgctttacGAGATTATCCGTGGCTTGGttagtcgcttctcaatcttttgctagccttcattttgcaccaagtatgatctctacttgtgcatccaaaatcctttaaaccagttttgccacatgagtccactatatctacctatatgcggtattctttttgccattctaagcaaatttgtatgtgccatctctaattttcaaaataaacttctcttctgtgtgtttgtttcgctcgcggggCGGTGAGGGGtgactaatattttccatgctagatgtgttattctcaagatgagtgtttattcacttgtcattgcaccagagtaaggcaaaggttttagggatgcccagtcccaaaatgaaaaaaaatatttactttatgttgtcaaataataaattccttgtaaAATGTTGGTATGGAatgcacccgtggatacggttagtaatggaaagtgaaagtatggtggaaaaatgaataactttaatttctgtttgggaaccgcctatgatatatctagcatggaaagtgttcggaactgtAAGTCGTTTTCGTTTGTggaatggatacacctcccaaaatgtttttatctctaagtttttcgctttgagttctggcacatctacaaatccctacttccctctacgaagggcctttcttttactttatgcaatttttattcttgaaattgagtctccatcttcttttataaaaagcaccaactaggaggcactatgattgtGAGTAactattgggtgtagctaatattcgagtatgtttcatgaatggatcaatgtttgagcatgatgggctagggataacttattttagcgttgatattttgaaagacatggttgcttgttgatatgcttgattatctaaattattatgtcaaaactagactattgttttgaatcacatgaaaatccaaatgtccatgctataaagaaagaatatgatatgacatgataaaaagcACTCCACTCCAGAAATTCTATTTTAgcacttacctactcgagaacgagcaggagttaagcttgggatgctgatacgtatctataattttttgattgttccatgttgttttattatcaatcttggatgttttataatcatcatatagtcattctatatcattttttggtactaacctattgacatagtgccaagtgcaagttgctgttttttgcatgttttttacatcgcaggaaatcaatatcagatggagtccaaatgcaacgaaacttcacggagattttcttggaccagaagaaagatATTGGgctctggttgcacctggggggaggcccgaggagggcacaacccaccagtgcgcgccAGGAGGCCGCAGAGCGCGCCccggggggttgtgcccacctcgggtaccccctggaccacctctttgctctataaataccccaaaaataccagaaccctagaagctTCGACGAAATATTCATTCAGCCggcgcagagtccagaaacaccagatccaatctagacaccatcacagaggggttcaccacttccattggtgcctcttcgatgatgcgtgagttgttatttgtagaccttcgggtccgtagttagtagcttgatggcttttctctctctctctcgctgaattgtGGCTGAGCGGGGGGCACAAGCTGACAGGGGGGAGAAGAACTTCCTGTCTGTGATGCTTAATGCAAGCGAGAGCACAGACGCAATGAGGAAGTTGTTGACGCAAGACTACGTGAGCGCACTTACATACGAGCACTTACTTGCAGGGTCGGTGACCATGTCCTTCACGCTGTCAAGCCTGGTGTACCTTGTGGCGATGTACCCCGAGGTAGAGGAGAAGCTACTCAAGGAGATTGACGCTTTTGGGCCCAAAGATGTGGTACCCAATGTTGAGGACATCCAGACCAAATTCCCTTATATGGAGCAGGTTAGTTGGATTCAGAACATGAGTCAAGTGCTCAAAACTAAATAGTACTTCTCATACGATTCAGTCTCAAAACTATAGATGCAATTAGTTGCCTGCTTATTTCCCGGGCATATAAATGTGACTTGTTTTCGTTCGTTAATTAgattcttctttgagagttttttTTGTATGATATATAGGTTTTGAAAGAGACGATGAGATTCTACACTGTGTCCCCGCTGATTGCAAGGGAGGCATCCGAGGATGTCCAGATTGGAGGCTATGTCCGTCCTAAGGTTAGTGCCATGTGCTTCCTACGTTACCAACCCGTAAACATCAGGCCCTAATTGTTTCAACTATCATTCCTCCCATAACAAAGCAGCCTATTTGTCGAATATTGTTGCACCAAGTTAATTTTTTAACAAAGAGTAAAAACAATTGGAGTGATATTCAGGGTACTTGGGCGTGGCTAGCACCGGGCGTACTAGCAAAAGAACCAAAGCAGTTCCCAGACCCCGACGTGTTTCGGCCTGAGCGGTTTGACCCTGAGAGCGAGGAATGCAAGCGAAGGCATCCCTATGCATTCATTCCCTTTGGTATTGGACCCCGGGCATGCATTGGGCAGAAGTTCGCGTTCCAGCAGCTCAAGCTCGTCATCCTCCACCTCTACCGCCACCACGTCTTCAGGCACTTGCCCAACATGGAATGCCCGCTGCAGTTCCAGTATTCCATCTTGGTCAACTTCAAGCATGGTGTCAAGCTCCAGGTCATCGAAAGGAAGACTTGATATGTGTCTAGCAAGTAGCAACTCTATCTAAATACCATGGATATGTGTTCTTATAAAAAAGATGTGAATTTATGAAATATGTACATGCTGTTTTGTAGAACATACATGGAGATTCTGTAATGCGTACTTGTTCTTATATATGGAATAAAAGCTGATGCATGTCGTTGTTTTCGTTCCCGAAAAGATTACATCACATTTTCTATACATCTATTATATTACTCGCGAataacctgtggttggatggttagaaggactGTTGTATCCCCAGCACATCAGAGTTTAAGTCCCAGAGTTGACATTGATGCTGGcattttcctgaatttatttcaagcCTTCTGGTGATATGGGTTCTGTAGGAGGAGACGTTCCTATCGACTACGAAGGCGTTTGTGACGACGTCATCAATCTCAAAATGATGTGTCGGCTCTGTCCTTaggaggtgctcatagaggtaggatGTGTGTGTTTATTGGGCCGAGTATATGCTTGTGTATGTGAGCTATTTCGAttgtactgtgtaaaaaaattcTCACTAAAAAACTGCAAAAAGGTATTTTTGTCCAATAGATTGATTGGGTAAAAGTAATCTAAGAATTAGATGACATTGATTGATTCAGCCTTCGCTGCACACCTAGGGTGGCCGATCTCGAGCCATCGAATCCGAGCGGGGCAGGGGCGGTGCTGGTATCATTGCCATTTGCCAGAGATGACCAAGGGATTTTCATTCAAGCGACATGCATGCAATACGATGGAGTCACTGATCCCTTGTCGATTGAGTTGCTGGCTTGCCAGGATGCGATGATCCTAGCACGTGATATGGGATGGCAAAGTGTGCTAGTGGAGACAGATTGTCGGGAGATTCAAAGTATGTGGATCTCATCCCAGAAATCTACCGGCTTTCATACCTTACGGGAGATGGaggaagtttttttttttttgagggacggGAGATAGAGGAAGTTAGTAATCTTCTTCAGGGATTCGAGCTCAGGATCTCTGGCCGTCAGTCAAATTAAGTGACTCACTGGTTAGCGAAGGAGGCTTTAGAAATTGTTACACAATCTGTAATTTTTAATGTAATTACTGCCTGGCTGACTGAGGTTGTTTACTCAGACATGCTTACACCTGTTGAATAAAGTGCCGAAGTGCGTTTAGCTTCAAAAAATAAAGGGCGGCCGGTCTCTGTATGTTCTTACAATTCCTTCTCCCGTTGACAGAACCACGGTCGTGCCTCAGGCTGGACGGAGCGAGCGGGCTTTTCGGCCCGCTCGTGGCCCGTTGGGGACCGGACCGTTCGGTCCTGGCCCGTTGATGAAATTATCCGGTCCGGTTACAGAATTTGGGCCCGATATTTTGTTGGTCCGGTCCGGTCTTTGACCGAGCCGACCGAGCGGACCGAAGCGCGCTGCAGGCCGTTCCTCGTCATCGCGGCCACCACACGCTCTGGCCGGCCAGATCCGCGCGCTGGGTGACCGACGACCACGCCCCGCCGTCCCTCTCCCGCGTGGGCGCGCCCCTCCTTGATTTGTTTCCGTTTATTGAGTCGAACAAAGAAGAAAACTCAAGTCGCGCGTGAGGTAGAAgagaacagaaaatagaaagaacacGCCATCGCACCCGTGATTATCTGAGAGTCACACAGGGGCAAGAGGCAGTCACGCCCTACCGTTTGGTTTTTCCTTTTAGTCAGTcgacagaaaatataaagagagaATGAGATAAACATGATTCGATCCGATAATTTAGGCGCTTCCCACGACAACTCCTTGCTGTTGTTCCTTTTATTTGCTAGTAATGAGAGAAATAAGTTCGATCGGATAATCAGGCGCCATCCCATGACGCAGTTTCCTCTTATTTAGACGAACATGCAGAAAATAGAAGGAACAAACAGAGAAAAAATGGTTGGATCCGACAATCACGGTGTCATCCCACGACTATCTTCACGTCAGAATTAATCCACCAATCACGGCAAGGCTCATACAAGGAAAATCATGGGTCCATGCACGCGCTAAATTACTTGCATGCAATGGAAAAAACTGCTAAAAATATACTTGCGGACGCTCGAGGCTAACCGTCGCGCTGCCCCCTCTCGCTCGCCTTCCTCTCCCCAGCGCCGCCGCTCCCTCGCGTGGCTGTTCCCCCTCTCCCCGGCGCGGCCGcgccgctccctctctctctcttgtgccTCTCCCTCACGCCGCCGCGCCGTCAACAGGTGCGTCTTCTCCGGCTCTGGCCACCGTGCTGCTTCTCCGACAACCTCTCCGACATCCTGGGCCCACATGCAGTGACTGGACGTCGCCGGACCGTGAGGACCGCCGGTCCGCACCGAGCATCTCGTccgccggtccggtccctgaaatCTGGACCGCTGCcctgctcggtccggtccggaccggaccgccggcggccggtccaatCGACGGCTCGGACCGGgcccggaccggcccggaccgtgtccaccctgagtcGTGCCACCGCACTGCCCCGCGGATGTACCCATGTTTTTTTTTGGTATGCTCATCTGTCTCTTACACGGCACTAATTTGGGAGAGAAATAATATTTGCTTGAAAACTCGGCATCATCGAAAGCCAACAGCAATGCTAGCTTTCGAGTTCCATGAGTAGAGACAATCTCCACCATTGCACTGCGATGTCGTTCTGTTCACTTTGTACCACTCATCGATTAGTGCATGTATTCCGTCAGACTCCAGTCCTTTTCAGTTCGTATATAATTATATAAGTATTGTCTGAATTCAAAGTATCTCTAcattgaccaaacttatagaaaaaatatATTAACATTCACATTACCAAATCAACACGGGTAGATTCATTATGAAAGGAGTTGGTGGCGAGGACTGGACCATTTTCAATAGGGAGCGACACAGGAGGCGAAAACCTAGTCGTGCCCCATCAACCCCACCCTCCTCCTCTTCCCTTTGCCTTCGCCGGGGCATGCCGGCGGGCAAAGCCCCCTCTGGTGGACAGCGGCAACGGGGCTCCTCTGCTTTGTCATGTAGTGTGGCGAGTTTGGCGGGTATCGTCCTATGTCGGACCAGGTTTGAGCGCATGCGATCACATGACTCTCTTCTGCTNNNNNNNNNNNNNNNNNNNNNNNNNNNNNNNNNNNNNNNNNNNNNNNNNNNNNNNNNNNNNNNNNNNNNNNNNNNNNNNNNNNNNNNNNNNNNNNNNNNNNNNNNNNNNNNNNNNNNNNNNNNNNNNNNNNNNNNNNNNNNNNNNNNNNNNNNNNNNNNNNNNNNNNNNNNNNNNNNNNNNNNNNNNNNNNNNNNNNNNNNNNNNNNNNNNNNNNNNNNNNNNNNNNNNNNNNNNNNNNNNNNNNNNNNNNNNNNNNNNNNNNNNNNNNNNNNNNNNNNNNNNNNNNNNNNNNNNNNNNNNNNNNNNNNNNNNNNNNNNNNNNNNNNNNNNNNNNNNNNNNNNNNNNNNNCTGGGACCCACGTAGGCCGGTGCGGTCTCTGGACTCTCCTTTGAGTGGTTTTCGGCAATGCGACCATCCATAGGCCTCTTATGTATATGTGGGGTAGACACACGATATAATCTCTGCCAATTGCAATACAAAAGCACATGCACACAGGGGACCCGGAGGCATGTGCCGGCGCCCGGCTGTCTGATTTGTTGTATTGTGACGGCGTGACGGGGAGGAGTGCTGGTTGTCAGGTGTGATTGCTTTAATCCTTGGATCGAAAGGGCGATGAAATCTAGCCTAGAGACAGAATGGGTGAGAAATAGAGGGAAAGAAACTAAATGCAACAAAGTTATAAGTCCAACTCACTACTCTATTCATTTTTGCACTAAACATAGTTTCTGCACAGTTAAGCCCCATGTAATTTATCGAGTACTCGGCTTATAGCTAGCACTGGCACGGAGCCGTTAGTTGTCGCTGTGATAGCCTCGTTGGAATTAAATTCGCCTTCTTTGTGGAAAAAGCTAGTGGTTAACCGATGGATCTTTCCTTTTACATCCACCACGTTCCACGCTTGACACGTCTTGATGGACCAGCGCAGAGCTTGTCTCCTCCATCCCTATCTCTAATGAGATGGCAGCATATTTTTATCTCTTCTATCCATTCGGTGAATCTCATCTGACCATGTAGAGCACTCTGTACTGCAGTTCTCGCAACTAAGCACCTGTTTCGAAAAGGCATACCGCAACAAAAAATGGGGTGATGCAGAGACCATGGGGTGCTCTCTTCGTTGCAGCCGTCGGTGTTCTTGCAAGTTTTCGCAACAGTAGTCTTGTTGCAGGAATACATAGAAGAAGCTAGAGATGTTGGATCCTATTGCAATGAAGGTTTTGCAACAAGAGTCTTGTTACAGAAAAATAAGAGAAGACATTTTGCATCAAGGGTCTTGTTGTAGAAAAATACAGAAGAAAAAGATTTGCAACAGGGGTCTTGTTGCAGTAAATTAAAAAAGAGAATATTTTGCAACGGACgccttgttgcagaaaattagagaagAAATTTTTGTAACAAGGCTCATGTTgcagaaagttagagaagaagagATTCCGCAACAAGAGCATTGTTACAGGAAATTAGAGAAGAATAACGTACGGCTTGCGTTGTACAATCGAACGGCTCGAGAGGCGGcgaatctttttaaaagatccgccgGCCGACGCGTACCTTGTTTGTAGATAATCTGAATACTTTTTTCATGGCCTCACTGTTCATTAACAAGGGTAAGCCGTTTATATTATATAAACCAAATGACTTTTATGTGGACACACGGCTTACTTGCAAGTAAGTCAAGTGTCTTCATGTTGTCTAATGATATGATGATCTTTCAAGCGAAGGAAAAGGATGACTCAGTTGTACCTGATGAGAGGGGTGGAGAGGTAAAGGTTACAGAACCAGacccaaagaagaagaagccaactCCGCCATCATCTGAAACTTCGGGAGAGGCTGTGGCGCAGCCCTGCCAGTCGCAATGAGATGcctaagttggaactgccgggggcttgggaaccccgaggcagttcgaGAGCTTCGCAGAATTGTGAAGCAGGAAGGACCCGCCTTACTCTTTGTGTCAGAAACGAAGATTAGGGCACAGAGGGTAGAGATTTTGCAACACAGCTTGGGCTTTGCTGGCTGTTTTGTGGTGGATGGTTCCGGGCTCAGTGGTGGCATCGGCCTCTTCTGGTCAAGGGAAGTGAAAGTTGGTTTACAGAGCTTCAATTCTGGGCACATTGATGTAATGGTTCAGAAAGCTGATTTGACGTCTCCGGAATGGAGAATGACGGGGTTCTATGGAGCTCCTAGGAGTGAGGATAGGCGCCATAGCTGGAGGTGTCCGAGAATGTTGCATTCAATCCCGCACCAGGCTTGGCTATGCCTTGGAGATTTTAATGAGACCATGTATGGTTTAGAGCACTTCAGTAGGGCTGATCGACCGGAGTGGCAAATGCGAGCATTTCGGGAAGCCTTAGAAGATTGCTCTTTGCAGGATCTTGGTTTCATAGGAGTACCATATACATGGGACAATAGACAAGGGGGCGATCTGAATGTGAAAGCCCGGCTTGACAGAGGTGTAGCAAATGGTCAGTTCTTACAGAGGATCGAGTCGGCGCAGGTTCGACATATCAGTGCAGTAGAATCAGACCATTGTTTTGTTTTGGTTGAGACTCAGGAAACAAACTTTAAACGAGGACCAAAACCTTTTCATTATGAGGATGTATGGCAGTCCCATGTGGAGTATGACAAGTTCATTGCGGAAGCGTGGCGACGGAATCATGCTGGACCAGGCCTTGCAGGTATTCAGGAGACCCTACAGAAGCTTCAAACTGAACTTGGGTCGTGGGGTGCTCAAGAGTTCGGGTGTCTAGCCAAAAAGGTGAAGAAACTGCAGAAGAAACTTGAGGTTCTGAGGAAACAATCTATTGGCAGAGGCCCGTCGGATGAAGAGAAAGCTACGATGCTGAAACTTCGTGAAGCACTGCGGCAAGAAGAGATATGGATCAGGCAACGCTCACGGGTACCATGGCTACGTCAAGGAGATCGCAACACGGCATATTATCAGGCGCAAGAAGCCTAGAGGAAGCGTTTGAATAGGATTTCCCATCTTGAAGGTGTTGTCTTTCTTTCAAAACTTGTATTCTTCGCAAGGTTATAATGATATGAATGATTTGTTGCAATATGTTCCGGAACGTGTTACTGATGATATGAATTGGGCTCTGGTTAAACCGTTCGAAGCTGAGGAAGTTCGAGCTGCTCTCTTCCAGATGTCTCCGTCTAAAGCCCCCGGTGTTGATGGTTTTACCACGGGGTTTTTTCAGCGCCATTGGAATCTCATTCAAGGAGATCTAGTGCCGGCAGTTCTTGGTTTCTTGAATGGTGGTGACTTACCGTTGGGGTTCAATGACACATCAATTACATTAATACCAAAGGTACGTAATCCACAATCCATAGCACAATATCGTCCAATATCACTCTGCCCAATGCCATACAAAATAGGGGCTAAGATGATTACTAACCGCCTTAAAGAGTTGATGGATTCAGTGATTGGGGAAGAGCAAAGTGCATTTGTCCCTGGCCGTTTGATCACGGATAATGTGGTGGTTGCCTTTGAAAGTATCCACACAATGAGAAGGCGAAAAAAGGGCAAGAACTATACATGTGCTGTCAAGCtagatatgatgaaggcctatgacaggGTTGAATGGCACTATTTGCAGGCTATCATGCTTAAGCTTGGTTTCAGTGGAAATTTTGTGAATCTGATGATGAAGTGTGTTTCTTCGGTCCGGTTTACAGTGAAAGTGAATGGAGAGCTCCTACCGTACTTCACTCCGTCTTGTGGACTGCGGCAAGGGGATCCCGTGTCACCATTTCTCTACCTTCTGTGTGTAGAAGGTCTCACTTCCATGTTGAATCATTATGGAGGTCCCCAGGTTGATAGAGGGATCAGAGTATCCTTTCGAGCACTGTAAGGCTAAATGAAATCATGTATATCTATGCTTTGTGCTCTGGTCAATCGGTGAACAGAGATAAGAGCTCAATTTTCTTCTCGCCGAACACTCCAAGTGGTATAAGACATGCGCTCAAACATGTTCTTGGTATTCATGTGGAGGCGCTTAGTGAGAGATATCTGGGACTCCCGACGGAGGTGGGGAGGATTACTAGTGGCACTTTCGAGCACATTGGTGAGCGATCTAGAAGCAAGATGAATGGTTGGGCTGAGAGACTCCTTGCATGTGCTGGCCGGGAGACGTTGATTAAGTCAGTCAGTCAAGCCATCCCAACTTTCAGCATGTCTTGCTTCCTTTTAACAAAAAAGGTGTGAAAAAGTTTAACGTCTAGTATGGCTAAATTCTGGTGGAGTGGATCCCTTGACAGACGGTCGCTACATTGGTTGGCATGGGATAAACTTGGAGCACTGAAGGCGCGGGGGGGTGGGCATGGGCTTTCGCGACCTGACACTCTTCAACCTGGCGTTGTTAGGCAAACATGGTTGGAGGTTCATTACCAACCCCAACTCGCTTTGTGCATGAGTCATGAAGGGCCGTTATTTCCCTGATTGTGATTTTATGGTGGCTAGCAGACCGAAAGCTTCTTCTGCTATATGGCGCGCCATTCTGGCTGGTAGAGAGGCGCTTCGGGAAGGGCTGCTCAAGAGGGTAGGAGACGGGACAACAATATCTATTTGGCACGATAGATGGATCCCGGGTCTTCCAAACTTGGCTCCAATGGTAGTTCCGGGTGGTACTACCCTTGAGACGGTTGACCAGCTGATTGATATGGAAAATTGGACATGGAAGCGGGAACTGATCCGGTCTGTGTTTGTTGCACCTGATGCTAATGCCATCTTAAATATCCCACTGCGTGCGGGCGGTGGGGATGATTTCTTAGCTTGGGCTCATGAAAGGAGTGGAATCTACTCTGTTAAATCTGCGTATCGTTCTCTGGTGACTCGCAAAGATCATCTAGCTCTGGAGGAAGGGACGATTACAAACACCTCACAGACTGAAGAACAGATGTGGAAGTTACTCTGGAAGCTCAAGGTTTTGCCAAAGGTGCGGGTCTTCTGGTGGAGAGTTATCCGGAAAATATTACCAGACGAAAGCACACTACAGCATCGACACATCAAAGCCATCAGTAGATGCAATGTATGTTTTGCAATGGATGAGGATCTTATGCATGCCCTACTGCATTGTTCTCACGCCAAGTTGTTCTGGGAGCAAGCGTTTGCACTCTTCGATATTCGAAGGCCTCGCCTCCACGCAGATACATGGTCACGGGATATCATTTGTGATGAGCGATTCTCTGATAATGAGAGGGCTCAAATGGTCTCTGTTATGTGGGCGATATGGTATTCAAGAAATAGAGTCACACATGATGATGATCAACTGGATCCGTTTGCGTCAGTTCAGCGCATCAGACAGGACCTGGCGGTGCTGGATATTCCACTGTCTCACGCTTTGGTGTTGTCGGGCCATGGATGGACTCCTACAGAGATAGGGGTGGTCAAAATTAACACTGATGTGGCTGTGAGTATGGATTCCGACAAGGTGGACGCGGGTGGTGTTGCACGATCTGCCACGGCCTTGTTGGGTGCATGGAGCAAACCCCATGTGGGGGTTACTGATCCATTCATTGGAGAAACTTTGGCGCTGCGTGATGGAGTGATTTTTGCTAATCTTCACGGTTTCTCTCATGTGATTATGGAAATGGACTGCGTGGA
Coding sequences within:
- the LOC123076104 gene encoding cytochrome P450 711A1-like codes for the protein IVAERGAQADRGEKNFLSVMLNASESTDAMRKLLTQDYVSALTYEHLLAGSVTMSFTLSSLVYLVAMYPEVEEKLLKEIDAFGPKDVVPNVEDIQTKFPYMEQVLKETMRFYTVSPLIAREASEDVQIGGYVRPKGTWAWLAPGVLAKEPKQFPDPDVFRPERFDPESEECKRRHPYAFIPFGIGPRACIGQKFAFQQLKLVILHLYRHHVFRHLPNMECPLQFQYSILVNFKHGVKLQVIERKT